One stretch of Halobacillus litoralis DNA includes these proteins:
- a CDS encoding NERD domain-containing protein, with product MAQLIKLRDYISRYETNIYQYPSQFVKLKSDHWNKMKKRFEQGWGEEPIEESIRKEEDVQKGIKKFFKKKPREEEEKNREAPVSGDGFPSTQEELKQYYLDGLIPFQLKWATTTLREKSFLDPSYKQNSDLKYFLQRFPDTFLLMFEPVGQMKSAELEIDHLLIGPSGIEIISLLSHQNGEAIHATSEKSWYIEKEGVQSKVLSPMHSLRRTETFVKSVLNKYQLDFPYRKIVLSKDMSFVSGQVPYRTDWIGKDGYSSWLHEKRSVRAPLKHDQLKVAEALMKHCRTIAVKRPEWDMDESFTEG from the coding sequence ATGGCACAACTGATTAAATTAAGGGATTATATTTCTAGATATGAAACGAATATCTATCAATATCCAAGCCAATTCGTGAAATTAAAAAGTGACCATTGGAATAAAATGAAAAAACGGTTCGAACAAGGATGGGGCGAAGAACCAATAGAAGAAAGCATAAGAAAAGAAGAAGACGTGCAAAAAGGAATTAAAAAGTTTTTCAAAAAGAAACCAAGAGAAGAAGAGGAAAAAAACAGGGAAGCCCCGGTGAGCGGAGATGGTTTCCCGTCCACTCAGGAAGAGTTGAAACAATACTACCTGGATGGTTTGATCCCTTTTCAATTGAAATGGGCTACAACTACTCTAAGAGAAAAATCGTTTCTTGATCCCTCATACAAACAAAATTCTGACTTGAAGTACTTTTTACAACGGTTCCCGGATACTTTCCTTCTTATGTTTGAGCCCGTTGGGCAAATGAAAAGCGCAGAATTGGAGATCGATCATCTGCTAATCGGTCCATCTGGTATTGAAATCATCTCCCTCCTTTCTCACCAAAACGGTGAAGCTATTCATGCTACTTCAGAAAAGAGTTGGTATATTGAAAAAGAGGGAGTGCAAAGTAAGGTGCTGAGCCCGATGCACTCACTCAGGAGAACGGAAACATTTGTGAAAAGTGTACTGAATAAATACCAGTTGGACTTTCCCTATCGTAAAATCGTCTTATCTAAAGACATGTCATTTGTTTCGGGACAAGTGCCCTATAGAACCGACTGGATTGGTAAGGATGGATATTCCTCATGGTTGCACGAGAAAAGGTCGGTAAGAGCTCCTTTGAAGCACGATCAATTAAAGGTAGCAGAAGCCTTGATGAAACATTGCAGGACCATTGCTGTTAAACGTCCGGAGTGGGACATGGACGAAAGTTTTACGGAAGGATGA
- a CDS encoding diacylglycerol/lipid kinase family protein has translation MYIMIVNPEAGNGKAMSLFRRIQNEPLYKKENCRSFLTEEAGHAESLALQVTKIHHESLKGIIVLGGDGTLHEVVNGIRNYPETPVCFIPAGSGNDFVRGISLKKRGLKLFRSYVRSPKKSKVFLANYSLNQRQKHGRRTFMNSIGFGLDGVVAATANQQKYRSWTRRLHLTKLTYPLALLRSISKAEPVHFNLFLDGKQLNMHQAMMVTITNHPYYGGGMKIAPKSKINSKEMSILVVKPISKKKLLAMFISVFFGLHTKMKEVEEWKASSVHIRSEQPLPFQVDGQSGSCFDCSIKKAETSTTFYSD, from the coding sequence ATGTACATAATGATTGTCAATCCAGAAGCTGGTAATGGTAAAGCAATGAGCCTGTTTCGGCGCATACAAAATGAACCGCTTTATAAAAAAGAGAATTGTCGGTCATTCCTAACTGAAGAAGCCGGTCATGCAGAAAGCCTCGCTCTTCAAGTAACCAAAATCCATCATGAGTCTTTAAAAGGAATTATTGTCCTTGGTGGGGATGGGACCCTCCACGAAGTCGTGAATGGAATAAGAAATTATCCTGAAACTCCTGTTTGTTTTATACCAGCGGGTTCCGGGAATGATTTTGTCAGGGGGATATCCTTGAAGAAGCGAGGGCTTAAGTTGTTTCGATCTTATGTGAGAAGTCCAAAGAAGTCGAAGGTATTTCTTGCGAATTACAGTCTTAATCAAAGGCAGAAGCATGGAAGGCGTACGTTTATGAACAGTATCGGCTTTGGTCTAGATGGTGTGGTGGCAGCAACAGCCAACCAGCAAAAATACCGATCATGGACTAGGAGGCTTCACCTAACTAAACTTACTTATCCACTAGCTCTTCTTCGATCCATATCGAAGGCTGAACCCGTCCATTTTAACCTTTTTCTTGATGGCAAACAATTGAACATGCATCAAGCCATGATGGTGACCATAACCAATCATCCTTACTATGGTGGTGGAATGAAGATTGCTCCAAAGTCGAAGATAAACAGTAAAGAGATGTCCATCCTTGTAGTCAAACCAATATCAAAGAAGAAGTTATTGGCCATGTTTATCAGTGTATTCTTTGGTCTACATACAAAGATGAAGGAAGTGGAAGAGTGGAAAGCTTCCTCTGTACATATACGCTCAGAACAACCGCTTCCTTTCCAAGTGGACGGTCAAAGTGGCTCTTGCTTTGATTGCAGCATTAAGAAAGCGGAAACATCGACAACATTCTACTCGGATTGA
- a CDS encoding PepSY domain-containing protein, which produces MNWKKVALAAGVGALAGYVVKEQLSNGQGVTPEKALKIAKEAFKKQGPISGSWIYMKPEELNKNGINYDVYRGGISKNQDGETSQFEFYIDTETGTIVDVAETTA; this is translated from the coding sequence ATGAACTGGAAAAAAGTCGCACTAGCAGCTGGTGTAGGAGCATTAGCAGGCTACGTAGTAAAAGAGCAATTAAGTAATGGCCAAGGAGTGACTCCTGAAAAAGCATTAAAAATTGCTAAAGAAGCTTTTAAAAAGCAAGGACCGATCAGTGGCTCTTGGATTTACATGAAGCCTGAAGAATTGAACAAAAACGGAATCAATTACGATGTGTACCGTGGAGGGATTTCTAAAAACCAGGACGGCGAAACATCTCAATTTGAATTTTACATCGATACGGAAACAGGAACGATTGTAGACGTTGCTGAAACGACAGCTTAA
- a CDS encoding PTS transporter subunit IIC: MLTFLKRKGVQLSFQAYFVTALSYMALGLFSSLIIGLIIKTIGEQTDIIVLSESFIEMGTFAMDTKIWGGAIGAAIAYGLKAPPLVIFAALFSGAAGAELGGPAGSYIAALLATEFGKIVSKETKIDIILTPFVTIIVGYCVAAAIGAPIGRFMTGLGSIINWATQQQPIIMGALVAVLMGIALTAPISSLAIALMLSLEGVAAGAATVGCAAQMIGFATISYKDNGFGGALAQGIGTSMLQIANVVKKPLIILPPTIAGAVLAPIATVWLSVENNAAGSGMGTSGFVGQIMTFESMGFSWEIFWIIISFHFIGPALISYLVAFWFRRKGWIQPR, from the coding sequence ATGCTTACATTTTTAAAAAGAAAAGGAGTCCAACTGTCCTTTCAGGCTTATTTTGTCACCGCATTAAGCTACATGGCATTAGGGCTGTTTTCTTCATTGATTATTGGATTAATTATTAAAACGATTGGCGAGCAGACAGATATCATCGTTCTTTCTGAATCATTCATCGAGATGGGTACTTTTGCAATGGACACGAAAATATGGGGCGGAGCGATTGGAGCTGCAATTGCATATGGTCTTAAAGCACCTCCGCTTGTGATTTTTGCAGCTTTATTCAGTGGAGCCGCCGGGGCAGAGCTGGGTGGTCCTGCTGGAAGTTATATCGCAGCCTTATTAGCGACCGAATTCGGAAAAATCGTCAGTAAAGAAACAAAAATTGATATCATATTGACTCCCTTTGTTACGATTATTGTGGGTTATTGTGTAGCAGCAGCGATCGGGGCTCCGATCGGACGTTTTATGACAGGCCTAGGGAGCATTATTAACTGGGCAACACAACAGCAGCCAATCATCATGGGAGCTCTTGTAGCTGTTTTAATGGGGATTGCTTTGACAGCACCTATATCCAGCCTGGCTATTGCTTTGATGCTCTCTTTAGAAGGTGTGGCAGCAGGAGCAGCCACCGTAGGATGTGCAGCACAGATGATTGGTTTTGCCACTATCAGTTACAAAGATAACGGGTTTGGAGGAGCTCTCGCTCAAGGGATCGGAACATCCATGCTTCAAATTGCGAACGTGGTGAAAAAACCTCTTATCATTCTTCCTCCAACCATAGCAGGAGCTGTTCTGGCTCCTATTGCAACCGTTTGGTTAAGTGTAGAAAACAATGCCGCGGGGTCAGGGATGGGGACAAGCGGATTTGTCGGCCAAATTATGACATTTGAGTCTATGGGTTTCTCCTGGGAAATCTTCTGGATCATCATCAGTTTTCATTTTATAGGCCCAGCCTTGATCAGCTATCTGGTAGCGTTTTGGTTTCGCAGGAAAGGTTGGATCCAACCCAGGTGA
- a CDS encoding phosphotransferase family protein gives MNWLEHILGSNWTITPAGGSTGEAYYAQTEGKRLFLKRNSSPFLAVLSAEGIVPKLVWTKRLENGDVITAQEWLEGRELKPEEMKHRRVANLLSKIHHSTELLDMLMRLGKHPLTPDEVLKDIKENQKILDQVDPRIEIHQAIKFLEKHAHHVHHDVHVVCHCDTNHNNWLLSSKDQLYLIDWDNAMVADPALDLGMLLYNYIPEDHWNVWLKEYGIYPDSHMFERMKWYSVSQALAFIQWHQMRGEYDEASIRTEKLKIIMKKHEIL, from the coding sequence GTGAATTGGTTGGAACATATTCTTGGTAGTAATTGGACGATAACACCAGCAGGCGGTTCGACAGGAGAAGCCTACTACGCTCAGACCGAAGGGAAACGTTTATTCTTAAAACGAAATTCTTCCCCCTTTTTAGCCGTTTTATCTGCTGAAGGTATTGTGCCAAAGCTTGTTTGGACCAAACGGCTTGAGAACGGAGATGTAATTACAGCGCAGGAGTGGCTGGAAGGGCGCGAATTGAAGCCTGAAGAAATGAAACATAGACGTGTGGCAAACCTTCTTAGTAAAATCCACCATTCTACCGAACTTCTTGATATGCTCATGAGGCTCGGGAAACATCCATTAACACCGGATGAAGTACTGAAAGATATAAAAGAAAACCAAAAGATCCTGGATCAAGTAGATCCTCGTATTGAAATACATCAAGCCATCAAGTTCTTAGAAAAACACGCTCACCATGTCCACCATGATGTACACGTCGTTTGTCATTGCGATACAAACCATAATAATTGGTTATTGTCTTCCAAAGACCAGCTGTACCTTATTGACTGGGATAACGCAATGGTAGCTGATCCTGCTCTTGATCTTGGCATGCTATTGTATAATTATATCCCTGAAGACCACTGGAACGTATGGTTAAAAGAATACGGAATCTACCCTGACTCGCATATGTTTGAGCGAATGAAGTGGTACTCTGTATCCCAGGCGCTGGCTTTCATCCAGTGGCATCAAATGAGAGGCGAATACGATGAAGCTTCCATTCGGACAGAGAAGCTGAAAATAATTATGAAAAAGCATGAAATCCTATAA
- a CDS encoding methyl-accepting chemotaxis protein produces the protein MKSIRGRMRFLLIVAVVGIFAIFGFSTYFSQEQKEMAQRTKEVQQSLADSQKINYLMSKTLIEQQKFFHNPSAEQGEAAATAIQSVKETATNFASTYKSYPKIESQFNEITKKASQYEEELGPLVNMYKLVGFNEDEGMHQHIQTSYENFNDVIESVNSEPLKNSLLAMKVSERNYINEPNSEQLSAFKASSQNFKDTIKEMNLDDNQSSTLSRNLLKYEQTINSMDSTFSQANAIRKTFEGIAGDVSSQVDLVMSTANELNAAMLEDQKQRQQWLTTLLAIIGGIILLVILTTGFILIRSIKKSIDSLKESATIIGDGDLSHRVDLTSKDEMAELGLQFNHMANRMEQSVRKVLEATGVLNTSSESLASISDQTTNQAEEVNEAISQVAAGSQDQAQKIDETHQFIQQVTEAITDTKKATGTIESNLMEAETEGRAGLQTVAELEKTSRDFIELASHMTQEVQNASRKSEEVNKVVTTIEGIADSTNLLALNAAIESARAGEAGKGFAVVADEVRKLAERSKQEAGSIQDMVATMSNQMTTLSDEAEKFKHFQSSQDQAVTQTRDAFDRIASYVQSMNEQIQEVNEAVEGVDRVNEEVKERLQSISIISEEAVATAEEVAASSENQLTSIEKVHHSATDLQGLSQELSAEISQFHINENQPTEENIEDHQEGIDTDEAFDEAEDQLETRNIEEQSNAESIQKVEPIHEEERLSS, from the coding sequence ATGAAGTCAATTAGAGGTCGAATGCGTTTTCTGTTAATCGTGGCGGTGGTTGGGATTTTTGCTATCTTTGGTTTTTCTACATATTTTTCCCAAGAACAAAAAGAGATGGCACAACGAACGAAAGAGGTACAACAGTCACTCGCTGATAGTCAAAAAATTAATTACTTAATGTCTAAAACGTTGATTGAGCAGCAAAAGTTCTTTCATAACCCGAGCGCTGAGCAAGGGGAGGCGGCAGCAACCGCTATCCAATCAGTAAAAGAGACAGCCACTAACTTTGCTAGTACGTATAAAAGTTATCCTAAAATCGAAAGTCAGTTCAACGAAATCACTAAGAAAGCATCTCAATATGAAGAAGAATTAGGTCCATTGGTCAATATGTATAAGTTGGTAGGATTTAATGAAGATGAAGGGATGCACCAACACATTCAAACATCTTATGAAAATTTCAATGATGTCATTGAGTCTGTAAATAGTGAACCATTAAAAAATTCTTTGCTCGCCATGAAGGTGAGCGAACGAAATTACATTAACGAGCCAAACTCCGAGCAATTATCCGCATTTAAAGCCAGCTCTCAAAATTTCAAAGATACGATTAAAGAAATGAATTTGGATGACAACCAGTCTTCCACCTTAAGCCGGAACCTTTTAAAATATGAACAAACTATAAACTCCATGGATAGTACCTTCTCACAGGCCAACGCCATCCGCAAAACATTTGAAGGTATTGCAGGAGATGTTTCCAGTCAAGTCGATCTTGTCATGTCAACAGCAAATGAATTAAACGCAGCCATGCTTGAAGATCAGAAACAGCGGCAGCAATGGCTTACAACATTACTCGCTATTATCGGCGGAATCATTTTACTAGTGATCTTGACCACTGGATTCATCTTAATTCGTTCTATTAAAAAATCCATCGACAGTCTTAAGGAAAGTGCGACGATTATTGGTGATGGGGATCTATCTCATCGTGTGGATTTGACTTCCAAAGACGAGATGGCTGAGCTTGGTTTACAGTTCAACCATATGGCTAACAGAATGGAACAATCTGTACGTAAAGTGCTTGAAGCAACGGGTGTCCTTAATACATCTTCTGAAAGTCTGGCATCTATTTCTGATCAAACAACAAATCAAGCAGAAGAAGTGAACGAAGCGATTAGTCAGGTAGCTGCTGGATCTCAGGATCAAGCTCAAAAGATTGATGAAACTCATCAATTCATCCAGCAAGTAACAGAAGCTATCACAGATACAAAAAAAGCCACGGGAACGATCGAATCGAACCTGATGGAAGCAGAAACAGAAGGACGTGCCGGTTTACAAACAGTCGCTGAATTAGAAAAGACTTCCAGAGACTTTATCGAACTTGCCTCACATATGACACAGGAAGTTCAAAATGCATCAAGAAAATCTGAAGAAGTTAATAAAGTGGTTACAACCATTGAAGGTATCGCAGACAGTACAAATCTCTTAGCTTTAAACGCTGCTATTGAATCAGCCCGGGCTGGCGAAGCAGGAAAAGGATTTGCCGTCGTTGCCGATGAAGTAAGAAAATTGGCAGAGCGTTCGAAACAGGAAGCAGGCAGCATTCAAGACATGGTAGCTACCATGTCTAACCAGATGACCACCCTTTCTGATGAAGCAGAGAAATTTAAACATTTTCAATCCTCTCAGGATCAAGCAGTCACACAGACTAGGGATGCTTTTGATCGGATCGCCTCCTATGTACAATCTATGAATGAACAAATTCAAGAAGTAAATGAAGCCGTTGAAGGCGTGGATCGTGTAAATGAAGAAGTGAAAGAAAGATTGCAAAGTATTAGTATCATTTCTGAAGAAGCAGTAGCTACAGCAGAGGAAGTCGCAGCATCTAGTGAAAATCAATTAACATCCATTGAAAAAGTTCACCATTCAGCTACTGACCTTCAAGGACTTTCTCAAGAACTATCTGCTGAAATCAGCCAGTTCCACATTAATGAAAATCAACCAACAGAAGAAAACATAGAGGATCATCAGGAAGGAATCGACACTGATGAAGCTTTTGATGAAGCAGAAGACCAATTAGAAACGAGAAACATTGAAGAACAATCAAACGCGGAATCTATTCAGAAAGTAGAACCTATCCATGAAGAGGAAAGGCTATCATCATAA
- a CDS encoding EAL domain-containing protein, producing the protein MAKDCQYCGTSVFIPEQGALVLNPKHSNQAGKEPSLPLTHKSEDAKVYTYRSKEELRLALVDWFEGSPPDYWIHILNTESSQSFPISIQHLYERLQYPELAELIHSGLFQSHLQPIVDMKNNHVYGYESLLRTKDLSVPPGQLFSYASRSGLQSMLDQKARRTAVKAKSEHLNAGDKIFINFLPSTIYVPEFCLKHTFQIVKEFNIDPEDLVFEVVETEKIDDVEHLKSILETYKASGMKVALDDVGSGYSTLEMLSLLQPDYLKIDRSYIQNCHSDVNNQAFLFDVMERAKQLNIHVLAEGIELQEEWEWLQQLGVDFGQGYYIGKPQAVPEKELILP; encoded by the coding sequence TTGGCGAAGGATTGTCAATATTGCGGGACTTCTGTATTTATTCCGGAACAGGGTGCATTAGTCTTGAACCCTAAACACTCAAATCAAGCAGGAAAAGAACCATCACTTCCTCTCACCCATAAGAGTGAGGACGCTAAAGTTTATACCTATAGGAGTAAAGAGGAATTAAGACTTGCGCTGGTTGATTGGTTTGAAGGATCGCCCCCTGATTATTGGATACATATTTTAAATACCGAAAGCTCTCAATCATTTCCCATATCTATTCAACATTTATATGAAAGATTGCAATATCCTGAATTAGCGGAGTTGATACATTCCGGCCTTTTCCAATCGCACTTACAACCGATTGTTGACATGAAGAACAACCATGTGTACGGATATGAGTCGCTTCTTCGAACGAAAGACCTTTCTGTACCTCCCGGGCAATTATTCTCATATGCCAGCCGCTCTGGTCTACAGTCCATGCTTGATCAAAAAGCCCGTAGAACCGCAGTAAAAGCAAAATCAGAACATCTGAATGCCGGGGATAAGATATTTATTAACTTCCTTCCATCCACGATTTATGTCCCTGAATTTTGCTTGAAGCACACCTTTCAAATCGTTAAAGAATTCAACATTGACCCCGAAGATCTCGTCTTTGAAGTCGTTGAAACGGAAAAAATCGATGATGTGGAGCATTTAAAATCCATTCTCGAAACGTATAAAGCGTCAGGAATGAAAGTTGCATTGGATGATGTCGGTTCCGGTTACAGCACATTAGAGATGCTCAGCCTGCTTCAACCGGATTATTTAAAAATTGATCGCTCTTACATTCAAAATTGTCATTCGGATGTGAACAATCAAGCTTTTCTATTCGATGTAATGGAGCGGGCAAAACAGTTAAACATCCACGTTCTTGCTGAAGGGATCGAATTGCAAGAAGAATGGGAATGGCTTCAACAATTAGGCGTTGATTTTGGTCAAGGTTACTATATCGGAAAGCCTCAGGCTGTGCCGGAAAAGGAACTCATCCTTCCGTAA
- a CDS encoding YtoQ family protein, which produces MELTVYLAGQIHDDWRNEIRKKAEKEKLPIHFVSPQENHALSDDIGEKILGEQPNKVYRDDAASSINNFRTRVLLQKSDAVIAYFGESYKQWNTAMDAGAALQAGKPLILVRPESLVHPLKELSNQADVTVETLEQALDVLSYLYE; this is translated from the coding sequence ATGGAATTAACCGTTTATCTAGCAGGTCAAATTCATGATGATTGGCGAAACGAGATAAGGAAAAAAGCAGAAAAAGAAAAGCTACCCATTCACTTTGTAAGTCCTCAGGAGAATCATGCACTCTCTGATGATATCGGGGAGAAGATTCTGGGTGAACAGCCAAATAAAGTGTATCGTGATGATGCTGCATCCAGCATAAATAATTTCAGAACTCGAGTCTTGCTCCAAAAATCTGACGCCGTCATTGCCTATTTCGGTGAATCTTACAAACAGTGGAATACAGCAATGGATGCAGGTGCTGCTCTCCAGGCAGGAAAGCCGTTAATTTTAGTAAGACCTGAATCTCTTGTTCATCCACTCAAAGAATTATCCAACCAGGCTGATGTAACCGTTGAGACTCTAGAACAAGCGCTTGACGTCCTCTCCTACCTATACGAATAA
- a CDS encoding DUF84 family protein — MKIYVGSKNPTKIESVKGVFPEMEVIGMEVESKVAAQPFSDEETLEGAINRARECASQNKANIGIGLEGGVMEIEDDLYLCNWGALVDGKENIYTASGARIPLPDEIKAGLEKGKELGEVMDEFTDKHDVRKNEGAIGIFTNGVIHREEMFTHIVKLLKGQWSYDQ; from the coding sequence CTGAAAATTTATGTGGGATCCAAAAACCCTACTAAAATTGAATCCGTAAAAGGTGTATTTCCGGAGATGGAAGTCATCGGTATGGAAGTAGAATCGAAGGTTGCAGCTCAACCTTTTTCTGATGAAGAGACATTAGAAGGGGCAATCAACCGTGCAAGGGAATGTGCATCGCAAAACAAAGCCAATATAGGAATTGGACTTGAAGGTGGGGTCATGGAGATTGAAGATGATCTCTACCTATGTAATTGGGGCGCACTAGTAGACGGTAAAGAGAACATATACACCGCGAGTGGTGCTCGTATCCCCCTTCCTGATGAAATTAAAGCAGGTTTGGAAAAGGGGAAAGAGCTTGGAGAAGTCATGGATGAATTTACGGATAAACATGATGTAAGAAAAAACGAAGGGGCCATCGGTATTTTTACGAATGGTGTCATTCACAGGGAAGAAATGTTCACCCATATAGTAAAATTATTAAAAGGGCAGTGGTCCTACGATCAATAA
- the trmB gene encoding tRNA (guanosine(46)-N7)-methyltransferase TrmB produces MRLRNKPWADDFLRENDEIVVQQPFEMKGKWKELFDNQEQPLHLEIGSGKGQFIAGMGKQHQDANFVGLEFVKSVIVGAVKKVLAAETTNVRMVNENAKDLRDLFEDNEVDHIYLNFSDPWPKNKHEKRRLTFHTFLEQYKAVLKEEGQVTLKTDNKGLFEYSLVSFSNFGMILEDVSVDLHADEDLLNVETEYEEKFSAKGQPIYRCTARFSQ; encoded by the coding sequence ATGCGTTTAAGAAATAAACCGTGGGCCGATGATTTTTTAAGGGAAAATGATGAAATTGTCGTCCAACAACCGTTTGAAATGAAAGGTAAATGGAAGGAGCTATTCGATAACCAAGAACAGCCCTTGCATTTAGAAATAGGTTCAGGTAAAGGGCAGTTTATTGCTGGTATGGGGAAACAGCATCAGGATGCTAATTTTGTCGGATTGGAATTTGTAAAGAGTGTAATTGTCGGAGCTGTCAAGAAAGTACTGGCAGCTGAAACAACCAATGTCCGTATGGTTAACGAAAATGCAAAAGATCTAAGGGATTTGTTTGAAGATAACGAAGTAGATCATATTTACTTGAACTTTTCAGATCCATGGCCGAAGAATAAACATGAAAAACGTCGTTTGACTTTCCACACGTTCTTAGAACAGTATAAAGCGGTGTTGAAGGAAGAAGGACAAGTTACATTGAAGACAGATAACAAAGGGCTCTTTGAGTACTCTCTCGTAAGTTTTTCAAATTTCGGGATGATATTGGAAGATGTCTCAGTGGACTTGCATGCAGATGAAGACCTTTTAAATGTGGAGACAGAATACGAGGAGAAGTTTTCCGCAAAGGGACAGCCCATCTATCGTTGTACAGCACGTTTCTCTCAATGA
- a CDS encoding M42 family metallopeptidase gives MNQETQSLFKTLTELPGAPGNEHLVRQFMRQELEKYSDEIVQDRLGGVFGLKNGKGPTVMVAGHMDEVGFMVTQITDNGMLRFQTLGGWWNQVMLAQRVQVMTEKGPVVGVIGSIPPHNLTPEQRKKPMEIKNMLIDIGADDKEDAKEIGIKPGQPIVPICPFTPMANEKKVLAKAWDNRYGCGLSIELLKELQGENVPNKLYSGATVQEEVGLRGAQVAANMIQPDIFYALDASPANDMSGDKKEFGQLGKGALLRILDRSMVTHRGIREFILDTAETNNIPYQYFVSQGGTDAGRVHMANDGVPSAVVGVCSRYIHTSSSIIHVDDYAAAKELLIKLVKTTDQNTVDQIRRNV, from the coding sequence ATGAATCAAGAAACGCAAAGTCTTTTTAAAACATTGACCGAACTTCCAGGCGCACCTGGGAATGAACACCTTGTCCGTCAGTTCATGAGGCAGGAACTTGAAAAGTACTCAGATGAGATCGTACAAGACCGTTTGGGCGGCGTTTTTGGATTGAAGAATGGAAAAGGACCTACCGTTATGGTGGCTGGTCATATGGATGAAGTAGGTTTCATGGTTACGCAAATTACGGATAACGGGATGCTTCGCTTCCAAACCCTTGGAGGGTGGTGGAATCAGGTCATGCTTGCACAGCGTGTTCAAGTCATGACGGAGAAAGGTCCTGTAGTAGGAGTGATTGGCTCTATCCCTCCACATAACTTAACACCAGAACAACGGAAAAAGCCGATGGAAATTAAAAATATGCTCATTGACATCGGTGCAGATGACAAAGAAGACGCCAAGGAAATCGGAATAAAGCCCGGTCAGCCGATTGTACCCATTTGTCCATTTACTCCGATGGCTAACGAAAAGAAAGTCCTTGCTAAGGCTTGGGACAACCGCTATGGCTGCGGCCTTTCCATTGAGCTCTTGAAAGAGTTGCAAGGAGAAAACGTTCCAAACAAACTATATTCAGGTGCTACGGTTCAAGAAGAAGTTGGACTTCGGGGAGCACAGGTTGCGGCAAATATGATTCAACCAGACATTTTTTATGCTTTAGATGCGTCTCCTGCCAATGATATGAGTGGGGACAAGAAGGAGTTTGGCCAGTTGGGTAAAGGGGCACTTCTAAGAATCCTAGACCGTTCGATGGTTACGCATAGAGGGATTCGTGAATTTATTCTAGATACTGCTGAAACCAACAATATTCCTTATCAGTATTTTGTTTCTCAAGGAGGAACAGATGCAGGAAGAGTTCATATGGCGAACGATGGGGTACCATCCGCGGTTGTTGGTGTATGTTCCCGTTACATCCATACATCATCCTCCATTATTCATGTGGATGACTATGCTGCAGCGAAAGAACTACTGATCAAGCTTGTAAAAACAACAGACCAAAACACAGTGGATCAGATCAGAAGAAACGTGTAA
- the thpR gene encoding RNA 2',3'-cyclic phosphodiesterase, with protein MSHYFIGIKVQSEIREKLMNWQSILRDAMKYKDWTAKEDLHVTLKFLGSCSDETVERYVQRLKNESWPSEYSLTVGPAGGFGDRQRPRVFHAQVQRAPSLMETKEKVDSVGEELGFQKEKRKFNPHITLAKKQAEGVSPLMEASKESVLFETYEMVVTQFSLFRIHPGSHPKYETVTTIKGGQNI; from the coding sequence ATTAATGAATTGGCAATCCATTCTAAGAGATGCGATGAAGTATAAAGATTGGACCGCAAAAGAAGATCTGCATGTGACATTAAAGTTTCTTGGTAGTTGTTCCGATGAAACGGTTGAACGATATGTCCAACGTTTAAAAAATGAAAGTTGGCCTTCTGAGTATTCTCTAACTGTTGGTCCAGCCGGTGGATTCGGTGATCGGCAGCGACCGAGGGTCTTTCATGCTCAAGTTCAGAGGGCACCTTCTTTAATGGAAACTAAAGAAAAAGTGGACAGTGTTGGTGAAGAATTAGGCTTTCAAAAGGAAAAACGTAAGTTTAATCCGCACATTACATTGGCGAAAAAGCAGGCAGAAGGAGTGTCCCCATTAATGGAGGCATCTAAGGAATCTGTCCTATTTGAGACGTATGAAATGGTTGTAACCCAATTCTCCTTATTCCGTATCCATCCTGGAAGCCATCCAAAATACGAAACTGTTACGACGATTAAAGGTGGTCAGAATATATAA